The Candidatus Marsarchaeota archaeon DNA segment CCTATATAGATCTTTTCATGGACGAACGAATCGTTAACGCTGCGCACATTTATGCGCGGGCGCCTGCCCCTGAATGCAATCCTGTGAAGCGCAAGCATCGCAAGCCATAGCCCGAACACGTCTATAAAAATCAGCGCGAACGCATACATGCCGAGAAAATACGCCAGCGCCGCTATCGCGGCCACATATGCCCCGTGCAAAGGCCTTGGCCCTGGAGCAGCGATCCGGCCTGGCCGGCCAAAAACAGTGCGCTTGGTCTGCTCAGTCGTAATGAGGTATACGTTCTTTCTAAGTGCAACGCGAGCCAGCATCTTTGCGTAATAGCCGCTTACGTAAGGCGATATTATGTAAAGGCTCTTGCCCTTCGAGAAGATTATGCGCTCTACAATCCTGTAGGAGTTTTTGCCGCTTTCAGCTTTATCTAGCGCCATCTGCATGCCGTTTCACAGGGCCCTTATCGCAACCCTCATGCTGGTGTCCATCACTTCCACAGGCACAGGCGACAGCGATTCAGGGAATTCCTTTGTAAGCGTTATTCTCTTGGCGTTGAGCGATCGCTTCAGCGATTCCGAGAACGACTCTATCGCCTTGCCGACCTGGCTCTCGGCGTCTATGTATATCTCTATAGCGTCGGA contains these protein-coding regions:
- a CDS encoding phospholipase D-like domain-containing protein: MALDKAESGKNSYRIVERIIFSKGKSLYIISPYVSGYYAKMLARVALRKNVYLITTEQTKRTVFGRPGRIAAPGPRPLHGAYVAAIAALAYFLGMYAFALIFIDVFGLWLAMLALHRIAFRGRRPRINVRSVNDSFVHEKIYIGEGIAATGSANLTYAGMHRNIERMEAFSGHDDVARLKRHFDELWKSAE